A stretch of Gossypium hirsutum isolate 1008001.06 chromosome A06, Gossypium_hirsutum_v2.1, whole genome shotgun sequence DNA encodes these proteins:
- the LOC107961978 gene encoding beta-glucosidase 46 has translation MVSLGVNSYRFSISWARILPKGRFGNVNVAGIDFYNNLIDALLLKGIKPFVTLTHIDLPQEIEDRYGSWLSPESQLDFAYFADICFKSFGDRVKYWVTFNEPNFQVKFGYREGNFPPSRCSFPFGNCTNGDSEKEPFIAAQNIILSHAAAVHIYRSKYQAKQGGSIGIIINAAWFEPISSSMAGKLAEERAQCFTTNWFLDPIVFGRYPPEMQSILGSILPEFSQTEKEMLKKGLDFIGINHYSSYYVQDCMFTACEPGTGTSKTEGLWAQSYQKNGIPIGEPTDVDWLYVYPGGMEKIITYVKKRFNNTPMIITENGYGEVTKANSTIEDSLQDVNRAKYMAGYLDSLSTAIRKGADVRGYFAWSLLDNFEWEYGFTRRFGLHHVDFKTLKRTPKFSATWYKNFIAEHGKVKYQTADHLPKRSYYFY, from the exons ATGGTATCACTGGGGGTCAACAGCTATCGATTCTCTATTTCTTGGGCAAGAATTTTACCAA AGGGGAGATTTGGAAATGTCAATGTAGCAGGCATCGATTTCTACAACAATCTAATTGATGCTCTCCTACTCAAAG GGATTAAACCATTTGTAACTTTGACACACATTGATCTTCCCCAAGAAATTGAGGACAGATATGGAAGTTGGCTGAGTCCTGAATCACA ACTGGATTTTGCATACTTTGCAGACATTTGCTTCAAGTCTTTTGGGGATAGGGTGAAGTATTGGGTCACTTTCAATGAACCCAATTTCCAAGTCAAGTTTGGGTATCGAGAAGGGAATTTTCCACCATCACGATGCTCCTTTCCATTTGGAAATTGTACCAATGGAGATTCAGAGAAGGAGCCTTTCATAGCAGCTCAAAACATTATTTTATCACATGCAGCCGCTGTTCATATTTACAGATCAAAATACCAG GCAAAGCAAGGAGGCAGCATTGGAATCATTATCAATGCAGCATGGTTTGAACCCATCAGCAGCTCCATGGCTGGCAAGCTAGCAGAAGAAAGAGCTCAATGCTTCACTACTAATTG GTTTCTAGACCCGATTGTTTTCGGAAGATATCCTCCTGAAATGCAAAGCATATTAGGATCTATTTTGCCTGAATTTTCGCAAACGGAGAAGGAAATGTTGAAGAAAGGGTTGGATTTCATTGGAATCAACCATTATTCAAGTTATTATGTCCAGGATTGTATGTTCACTGCGTGTGAACCAGGAACAGGAACCTCAAAGACTGAAGGGTTATGGGCACAAAGTTACCAAAAGAACGGCATCCCTATTGGAGAACCT ACTGATGTGGACTGGTTGTATGTTTACCCTGGAGGAATGGAGAAGATCATAACCTATGTTAAAAAGAGATTCAACAACACCCCAATGATTATTACAGAAAATG GATACGGTGAGGTGACCAAAGCAAATTCCACCATTGAAGATTCCTTACAAGACGTCAACCGAGCCAAGTACATGGCTGGATACTTGGATTCCCTGTCAACAGCAATCAG GAAAGGAGCAGATGTTAGGGGCTACTTTGCCTGGTCTTTGCTAGACAACTTCGAATGGGAATATGGGTTCACAAGAAGATTCGGACTTCACCATGTTGACTTCAAGACACTGAAGCGAACCCCCAAGTTTTCAGCAACTTGGTACAAAAATTTCATTGCAGAACATGGCAAAGTAAAATACCAGACAGCTGATCATCTTCCTAAACGATCTTACTACTTCTACTAA